From a single Lolium rigidum isolate FL_2022 chromosome 7, APGP_CSIRO_Lrig_0.1, whole genome shotgun sequence genomic region:
- the LOC124678249 gene encoding helicase-like transcription factor CHR28: protein MFSSSISGDWKLPFATGCQKVETDSDDDDDVYEYEGPSSHTTFHSAMPSRNSVDGTEGFNGFGTQSHPNAESRPSGRDERSIYEEALQHISQETKEEDLPEGVMSVSLLKHQKIALAWMLSKENSSHCPGGILADDQGLGKTISTIALIQKERAQQSNFMSADSDRKSSVSLDLDEDDTMVIMNKKEIKGEPSASNLELCAGRSGTPVNTMVNALKVEPKKKTRVKLPSSASTLRSATKPSAGTLVVCPTSILKQWASEISAKATESSKLSVLVYHGGSRTKDPTELAKYDVVITTYTIVCHEVPKQDSDGDMDQKNSEKYGICPDFAAGNKTKLPKETKKKANKKKKLNSSDADIEGGPLARVRWFRVVLDEAQTIKNHRTKSARACCGLRAKRRWCLSGTPMQNTIDDLYSYFRFLKYEPYSVYGSFQSMIKNPISKGSKQGYKKLQTVLKIVLLRRTKETLLDGEPITKIPPKTIELKKINFTQEERYFYLALEEGLQQKFKKFAAAGTIKQNYANILVLLLRLRQACDHPYLLKDDNHANLTNPASIEMAKQLPREIVINLLEHLEVRHPTCCICVEPPENSVITTCCHNFCYECVLESLSEEEVCPVCKQKLSAEFVFSRPVLRLCLSDESSAAADESSSIFEKSYISSKVQATVDTLNLIFNTPALTDSDSIEPSPSKVAASKAIVFSQWTGMLDVLELSLNSNLINFRRLDGSMSLDVRGAAVEEFKTDPEVRVMLMTLQAGNLGLNMIAACHVIMLDPWWNPYAEDQAIDRAHRIGQTQSVTVTRFTVNDTVEDRILALQVIFWLNILNWYIDSFEKMVGSTCSS from the exons ATGTTTTCTTCATCAATATCAGGAGATTGGAAACTGCCTTTTGCTACTGGCTGCCAGAAGGTCGAAACTGATAGCGATGATGACG ATGATGTCTACGAATATGAAGGACCGAGTTCACATACGACCTTTCATTCGGCAATGCCGTCCAGGAATTCAGTTGATGGTACTGAAGGTTTTAATGGATTTGGCACACAAAGCCATCCAAATGCAGAAAGTAGACCTTCTGGTCGTGATGAAAGATCTATATATGAAGAAGCCCTACAG CACATCAGCCAGGAAACAAAGGAAGAAGATCTGCCTGAAGGTGTTATGTCAGTATCACTCCTTAAGCACCAG AAAATAGCATTAGCTTGGATGCTCTCCAAGGAGAATAGTTCACATTGTCCAGGTGGAATTTTAGCAGATGATCAG GGGCTTGGGAAGACAATATCCACTATTGCACTTATACAAAAGGAGAGGGCTCAGCAGTCTAACTTCATGTCTGCTGATTCCGACCGTAAAAGTTCTGTGTCATTAGACCTTGATGAGGATGACACAATGGTGATAATGAACAAGAAGGAAATCAAGGGTGAACCCTCGGCCTCCAATCTTGAGCTCTGTGCTGGTCGGTCAGGGACTCCTGTTAATACAATGGTCAATGCTCTTAAAGTTGAGCCCAAGAAGAAGACCAGAGTGAAATTACCATCCTCTGCATCAACCTTGAGGTCTGCTACAAAACCATCTGCAGGAACACTGGTGGTCTGCCCAACTAGTATTCTTAAGCAGTGGGCTAGTGAGATCTctgccaaggctactgaaagttccaAATTATCTGTTTTGGTTTATCATGGAGGTTCAAGGACTAAAGATCCAACTGAGTTGGCAAAATATGATGTTGTCATTACCACATATACTATTGTATGCCATGAAGTGCCCAAGCAAGACTCTGATGGTGATATGGACCAAAAGAACAGTGAGAAGTATGGGATTTGTCCAGATTTTGCTGCTGGCAACAAAACAAAACTGCCAAAAGAGaccaagaaaaaggcaaataagaAAAAGAAACTTAACAGTTCAGACGCTGACATCGAGGGTGGCCCACTTGCCAGGGTAAGATGGTTTAGAGTTGTGCTTGATGAAGCTCAAACAATAAAAAATCACCGGACTAAATCAGCTAGAGCCTGTTGTGGACTGAGAGCAAAAAGGAGATGGTGCTTATCAGGTACACCTATGCAAAATACAATCGACGATCTCTATAGTTATTTCCGCTTTTTGAAGTATGAGCCGTATTCTGTATACGGATCGTTCCAGTCGATGATAAAGAACCCAATTTCTAAAGGTTCAAAGCAGGGATATAAGAAACTCCAAACTGTCTTGAAGATAGTTCTGCTGCGGCGCACAAAAG AAACACTACTTGATGGAGAACCAATCACAAAAATACCTCCAAAGACAATTGAGCTGAAGAAAATAAATTTCACACAAGAGGAGCGATATTTCTATTTGGCACTTGAAGAAGGTTTGCAGCAAAAGTTCAAG AAATTTGCTGCTGCTGGGACGATAAAACAAAACTACGCAAACATTCTTGTATTGCTGCTGCGGCTTCGGCAGGCTTGTGATCACCCTTATCTTCTGAAGGATGATAATCATGCAAATTTGACCAACCCGGCTTCCATAGAAATGGCAAAACAGCTTCCTAGGGAAATAGTGATAAATTTGCTGGAACATTTGGAAGTACGGCATCCAACTTGTTGCATATGCGTG GAGCCACCTGAAAATTCTGTTATAACAACATGCTGCCATAATTTCTGCTATGAATGTGTACTTGAAAGCTTGAGTGAAGAAGAAGTCTGCCCCGTTTGCAAACAGAAATTAAGTGCTGAATTCGTTTTTTCACGTCCAGTATTAAGGCTCTGTCTCTCTGATGAATCATCCGCAGCAGCAGATGAGTCGTCCTCAATTTTTGAAAAGAGTTACATATCCTCAAAGGTCCAGGCCACCGTCGACACACTTAACTTAATCTTCAACACACCTGCCCTTACTGATAGTGATTCTATTGAACCAAGTCCTAGCAAAGTAGCTGCTTCTAAGGCAATAGTCTTCTCCCAGTGGACTGGTATGCTGGACGTGTTGGAGCTTTCACTGAATAGCAATCTTATAAACTTCCGGAGGCTTGATGGGTCAATGTCCCTCGATGTCCGAGGAGCAGCAGTGGAGGAGTTTAAGACTGACCCAGAG GTAAGAGTAATGCTCATGACCCTGCAGGCTGGTAATCTTGGTCTAAACATGATAGCGGCTTGCCATGTGATTATGCTTGATCCCTGGTGGAACCCTTATGCTGAGGACCAGGCAATTGACAGAGCTCACAGAATTGGTCAGACCCAGTCTGTGACTGTCACTCGTTTTACCGTTAATGACACAGTGGAAGATCGCATTTTAGCCCTCCAGGTAATATTTTGGCTGAACATATTAAATTGGTATATTGACAGTTTCGAGAAAATGGTTGGTTCCACGTGTAGTTCATAG
- the LOC124671272 gene encoding uncharacterized protein LOC124671272 — MEAEAEIPEEAKPPRMNRRQWKAARGNREDKWTRKDRLLLEANAEKRREQEAAEAAADLAAEAANKEDPEAAIATRYRESWIQIFSRSHGSYEDATSILPMRYTDEPPPPYTRVGYADSVVIFSVKVTQVNQCLEWPLDVYGIVAARDSVDRNRNLIFNRTRDNCQTLTPEDASLSLTGPTRAIVIIDPVNYEVELKVKGDTPSQDKFLSLLLIEDKYYASGEPCHGVHCHTYSSKLSTVELTIGHLAQTVEATITFQVIEGSWPTHHHGRFVARMARLNDLEMVLLDSRDGMVSVMSDGVIELSRCVVPVEADGELKLWVDAWQGNDQADVVGKDQVTFAPRKAGRSEDTCDVGFCKMRVNVVWSLVVNW; from the exons atggaggcggaggcggagatcCCCGAGGAAGCGAAGCCGCCGAGGATGAACCGCAGGCAGTGGAAGGCCGCGAGGGGGAACCGCGAGGACAAGTGGACGAGGAAGGACCGCCTGCTGCTGGAGGCGAACGCGGAGAAACGCCGCGAGCAGGAggccgcggaggcggcggcggacctGGCGGCGGAAGCGGCAAACAAAGAGGACCCGGAGGCCGCCATCGCGACGCGCTACCGCGAGAGTTGGATCCAGATATTCTCCCGCTCCCACGGCTCCTACGAGGACGCCA CCTCTATTCTACCGATGCGGTACACCGACGAGCCCCCGCCGCCCTATACCCGTGTAGGCTATGCTGATTCCGTGGTCATCTTCTCCGTGAAGGTGACACAAGTAAACCAGTGCCTCGAGTGGCCGCTGGATGTATACGGCATCGTTGCTGCGCGGGATTCAGTAGACCGCAATCGGAACCTCATCTTCAACCGCACCAGAGACAATTGCCAGACGCTCACCCCGGAG GATGCCTCTCTATCGTTGACTGGTCCTACCCGTGCTATCGTGATCATTGATCCTGTCAACTACGAGGTCGAGCTGAAAGTGAAGGGAGACACGCCTTCTCAAGATAAATTCCTAAGCCTTCTACTCATTGAGGACAAGTACTATGCTTCTGGTGAACCTTGCCATGGAGTTCACTGCCACACATACTCTTCTAAGCTAAGCACAGTGGAGTTGACAATCGGCCATCTTGCACAAACAGTAGAGGCTACTATCACATTTCAGGTCATCGAGGGATCCTGGCCAACTCACCATCATGGGCGATTTGTTGCACGTATGGCTCGTCTTAATGATCTGGAGATGGTGCTGCTTGATTCTCGGGATGGCATGGTGTCTGTCATGAGTGATGGTGTGATTGAGCTTTCACGATGTGTTGTGCCTGTCGAAGCAGATGGAGAACTGAAGCTTTGGGTGGATGCATGGCAGGGCAATGACCAGGCTGATGTTGTTGGCAAAGATCAAGTAACATTTGCACCTAGAAAAGCAGGTAGAAGTGAGGATACGTGTGATGTTGGGTTTTGTAAGATGCGAGTCAATGTTGTTTGGTCTCTTGTTGTGAACTGGTGA